AATTCCTAAAATAAAAATCACAAGAAGTGTAGAACGGATAGAATTGATGGTCTTTGTGGCCTTCAGGTAGTAGGGATCCAATTGCATATCGAAAGAATTTGAACTTAGTTCATAGAATGCAAGGATTTCCTCATCTTTTTGGGGTAAAGTCCTAGTTTAAACCCAGCCAGCAAATGCAACAAAATTGCGTTTAATTATTGACAGGATTTCTCTCCCGAAACAAATGCAACTATATTGCATTAAGGAAATCCTATGACAGAAAAAATACCTGTGACCGTGCTCTCTGGTTTTTTAGGAGCCGGGAAAACTACCCTCTTAAACCACATCCTTTCCAACAGAGAAGGATTACGCGTGGCCGTCATCGTAAACGATATGAGCGAAATCAATATCGATGCGCGGCTTGTTGCTTCCGGCGGCAGCTTAAGTCGTACCAATGAAAAATTAGTAGAAATGTCGAATGGTTGCATTTGTTGCACACTTCGCGAAGACCTACTCATTGAGATCACCAAACTTGCCAAAGATGGAAAGTATGATTCCATCCTTATTGAATCCACTGGAATTTCCGAACCTCTACCCATCGCTGAGACATTTACCTTTGCTGACGAATCGGGTGTGAGTTTGTCTGATCTTGTCCGATTGGATTCTATGATTACGGTTGTGGATGCCGTAAATTTTTTAAAAGACTTTCAAAGCCTAGACTCTCTAAGCGAACGGGAATTAGGTGCCGGAGAGGAAGATGAAAGGGACATTGTGGACTTACTTGTGGACCAAGTTGAGTTTAGCGATACCATCATAGTAAACAAAATCAGTCTGTTGTCAGAAGAAAAAAAGAATCGTCTCCTGACCATTTTACGATCCTTAAATGCAGAGGCTGAGATCATCACAACAGATTACAGCAAAGTTCCTTTGGCAAAAGTTTTAAATACGGGTCGGTTTGATTTTGATAAAGCAAGCCAGTCTCCTTTATGGCTAAAGGAACTCCGCGGAGAACATACACCCGAAACAGAAGAATATGGAATCAAAAGTTTTGTGTATGGAAACAGACGCCCCATGCATCCAGAAAGATTTTATCAGTGGTTACATTCTGAAAAACCCGGTGTGGTTCGAGCTAAAGGGTTTGTTTGGCTTGCAAGTAAAATGGACTGGGTTCTACTCTACTCCCAAGCCGGGAACTTATCATCCTATAAACCAGAAGGGTATTGGTGGGCAAGCATTCCTGATGAGGACATTCCGGATGATCCCGATGTGTTAGAAAATCTGCAAGCCCATTGGTTGGAACCCTGGGGAGACAGACGCCAAGAGATTGTTCTCATTGGAAGAGATATGGATGAGAAAAAAATCCGAGCCTCTCTCGACAAATGCCTGCTAAATGATAATGAATACAAAGCTGGGCCGGAAGGTTGGGCATCTCTCGAAGATCCATTTCCTGATTGGGAATGAGTATAAGTTAAGCGACCGCTGCTTTTAATGCAGCGATGTCAATTTTACGCATCTTCAGCATTGCTTCTTGGGCTCGTTCTGCCTTTTCTGGGTCTGGATGCGAAATCAGTTGCAAAAGGATTTTTGGTGTGACCTGCCACCACATACCAAATTTGTCCTGTAGCCAACCGCACATACTTTCTTTACCACCGTCAGCAAGAAGACCATTCCAGTAATAATCGACTTCCTTTTGTGTCTCAACGCTAATCATAAAAGAGACACCCCAACTGAATTGAAACCCAGGTCCTCCATTAAAGGCAAAAAACTTTTGCCCATTCAAAATGAATTCCGCCTGTGTGGGATTCACGACTAGAAATTTAGATTTTTTGAAAATGGATTTATAGAATTTGGCAACTTCTTCGATGTTCGCATTGAACATCAGAAAGGGAGTGATGCTTTGAGTAGGCGAACCAATATATTCCACTTTTTTCACACCAGGATTTGGCTTTTTCGAACTAGATTTCTTTTTTGCAACGGCCATGGTCATCTCCCTTTTTTCGAACTGATTTTACGGTGTCCACTCAACTGACTCAAGACAAGAATAAGTTTTTTCCTTAAGTCAGTTTTTCGTAATGAAGAGTAATTTCCCGATAGAAATCATATATCTTTTGTTGCATAAAGATACAGCTGCAAAGTATAATTTAGTTTGGTAGATAGGGACCACCCGTCTCCCCCCATCCCCATTGGGGCATAGGTTCGTTTGTATCCATGGGATTGTCGATAAGCTGTGAATTAATGACGGCAAGCCTTGTCCCCCATTCTACGTATCCAACAAATGCAGAACGAAACTCAGGATCACTTTTGAGACCAACTTCATCAGCAGTTTGTAAAAGTAGATGAACCCAACGTTGCCTCATCTCTTCCGTTAACATTTTGCCAATGTGTTTTCCGATCATAAGAGAATGGCTTCCCCCATCATTAGAAGTATAAAATGGACCGCCTCCAAAAACCTCTGCGACAAAATGCGATACATGTTGGATATGTTCCGGTGACATATTTCCGAACACATTCCCGAGTAATTCGTCTTTCAAAACTTTGTCATAAAACTGAGTGAACAAAACATCAAAAGTTTTTATATCGCCTGCCCATTCGTATAACGTTGGTATTTTTTTCATAAATTCCCTTTTTACAGATATTTATCATTCAATGTATTCTATTTTTCGAAACGAATTTCTAAATAATAATTCTAAATTAGCAATAGCTTATGAATTCGTCTGTTTCTGGGCCTTCGATAAATTTTCAAAACCTGTGAATCCTAGGACGAAAACTGCAAAAACAACCAACAAGAAACCAGTAATGTTCATAATGTTTGTGTCGATAGAGTCAGAAGTAAATACGATATCGATGGTTCCGTGAAAGAGAGCCACCATTAAGATACTTCCGCGTGAAGAATTATAAAGCCAGGTCAAAAGAATGGCACCGGTAAACAAGGACATAAACCATCCTATGATTCCAAATAACTCCATTGCCATAAAACCAGGTCTATACAAAAAAAGCGGAGCATGCCACAAAGCCCATAAAAAGGTAAGGATCACAGTTGAATAAAATGCATTCCAATTTTTTTGTAACTTCGGTAAGGCGTATCCCCTCCATCCGGTTTCTTCCCCAAATCCATAGACAATGGTATTGTATAAAAAGAAGGAAACAAAACCAAACTGAGGGAACTCGCTACTCATTCCTAATCCATCGAAACTAAACTTTGAGTTCATAAAATAATTGATGATGGTTGCTAATAAAAGAAGTAGGAAGGGACTAAAAACCGCTATCAAATACCAAAACCAATGCACCTTCCACTGAAACATTCGTAAAAGTAAATTTTTTACACCAACATTTCCATGTTCTAGTTTGTTTAAAATAAACGCAGCAGACAAGGGCCCAAATGCTCCCCATGCATGATGAAAAGGCAATACAGGTAAAAAATGAATCCCAAACTTTGGCAAATACAAAGGAAGCCAAATGGTCCAAGAGACCAGATATGCTAAACAAAAGTATAACACTAACGATCTATAATATTCCTTCATGCGATCCTAATTGTTACAAAACAAAACCATTCCTAAAAATTATAATTTTCCCTTCGCCCAATGATTCCAATCCTTTGCTGTACGAAACTTTTGCCCTGTTACAGCGGTTAATGCATAGTAGCTAAGTTTACGTTTTTCGGAATCATCTCCGTTAGCAAATGTCAATAAAAGAGGAATGGATTTTTTATCTTTGCGTTTGGCAATTTCTTCCATAGCGGGCCGGTATACGTCCGCATCCTTAGACTTTGTTGCTTCTTCGATGATGAGGCGGGCTTCTTCTGTGGGAATCAAAGCCACTGTGGATAGAATTTGCGGAGCCATTTTGGGTCTTTCGGAAAGTAGTTCTTTTAGTTTAGGCAAACTCGATGGATCCGCAATCGAACCAAGGGCTTCCAAAGCATAAACCATAAGTTTTGCATCTCCCATGTCCAAAGCCTTGATCAAATCAGGAACGGCTTCTTTGGCACCAAGAATTCCGAGGGCCCAAGCAGAACCATAAGGTCCCTCTTTCGCACCTGACAATAAAACCTTTCTAAGTACGGGAACTGAAGTTTTATCACCAATCCAACCGAGAGCTTCTGCAAAACTATCTCGTTCTGGAGTGGATTCTTTTTCTAATAACTCTTCAATGCGAAGTCTTGCTTCTTTAAACCTTTGGCGGCCAACAATCTTTGCGGCACTCCCCCAGTTTTTTGTATCCTTTCCATTTAACAACCCGAAGGCTAACTCTGCCGCTTCTTTGGATGGAATCGAACAGAGGACATCTGTAACATAGAGTTTGGTTTCTGGGTCATTTGACTGTAAGGCTTGGAATACTTTGGGAACAACTGATGGATTCCCAATTTCAATCAGAGCCATCGATGCATTTTCTTTTCCTTTACTGTAAGGAAGGTTTAGTGCTTTCACAAGTACATCATTTGCCTTTTTTGCTTTGATTCTTCCAAGAGCAAGGTATGCCGCTGCAAGGGTTGGAGATTCGTCTTGTGTTTGAGTGAGTCGGAGTAAATAAGATTCAGACGCCGAAATTTTTAGTTTTCCAAGTGCCATGGCGTAGGTTTTGTCTTTTTCCCGATCTTTATTTTTCGATGCTAAATTTAAAATTTGAGAACCGACTGCGTTGGCACCAATTTGTACCAAGGCATCCACAACTTGTAAGCGAAGGGTTGCATTTGCATCATCTAACAAAGGATAAATTCGGTTTCCCACTGATGGATCTTTCAAACGAGTCAGCGCATCCAAATAAACATCCTTTGGATTTTCGGTATCGGACCACATCAAATTGGCAATTGCCGTAGCAGACGATTTGTCCTTTAGGTCTCCAAGCGCAATGGCAGCACCTGCTCGAACCCCAGGTTCCTTATCAGATAAAAGTTTTTTTAATTTAGGTATGGCTGATCTTTCTTCCCGACTCCCCAACTGTACTGCCGCTTGGGAGCGAGTAAAGGAATCAGTAGAATTCAGGTTTTCCAACAGTTCTTTTGTGGTTTGTTCTTCTGACACAATTTCCTCTGTGGAACCTGAATCTTCCTTCGGGGGAACGGGATCACAATTTAAAATGAGAGTAAGGGCGAAAAAAAAAGGAACCAAAAACAAATACTTTTGCATGCCAGACAAATTTATAAATTTAAAAATCTGCCTACAAGTTTTAATTCAAAAGAATCGATCGATTTTTTTTCTCTCGATTCCGCCCATATATTTTTTAATATAGATCCTTACAAAGATTGTAAAAAACGAACGAGACTATTTCTTTCGGATTCACTTAAAGCAAGAAAATAGTTTTTACTTTTCTCTGCTTCTCCCCCATGCCAAAGGATCGCTTCTTCCAGTGTCCTCGCTCTTCCATCGTGCAAATACCTGGCCTTCACATTGACAGTTTCCAATAATCCAATTCCCCAAAGTGGGGCAGTCCTCCATTCGCTTTCCGTGGCCAATCCATCTCCCTTTCCATCCGACAAACCTTCTCCCATATCGTGCAAAAGTAAATCGGTGTAAGGGCGAATCGTCTGATTAGAAAGTTGGGTATAGGCTGCATTATTAGAGGTTACCATTTTTTGCGTATGACATTTGTTACACCCGGCAAAGAAAAATTGTTTTTTTCCTGCCAAAATTCCTTCCACTTTTGCGTTCCGCCGAACTGGTACGGCAACCAGTTGCATATACTTTGTAATGGCCACGATTTTCTCTTCCGAAACTTCCGGGTTACCACCACCTACTGCATTGGAACATGCCGTCTGATTTGCACTGCAGTTTTCGTTAAAAAACATAGGGCTAGAAATCCCAATGTCACCCGAAAAAGCGGCAGAGTTCTGACGTTTGAGATTTGGTGCATTTGCCTTCCAACCAAATCGACCCATCAACTTTCCACTTCCAGAGAGATCAAAAATAGAATTGGCTCTACCAGAGATTCCATCTCCATCTAAATCACCTGGATCAGCAAAAGAGAGGATTTGATCCTCCGAAACTGCTTCCAATAACCCAAGTCCAATGACTTGTTGTGTGATTCTAATCGATGTTTTGTGATCAGATGCAAAGGCACCATAACCAAGTGCGCTAAATACTAATTTCGGTTTTCGAAGTGAATAAGGTAAACCATCGTTAAAATTACCAGCGATAATATCATATTCTATATGTACATTTCCCTCAGCAGTAACACCAGCAATAGAATTCGGTTGAAATTGTGTTCCATAAACAGGTTCTGGATCATTCCCCTTACTACCAACACCTAATCGAACCAAGGTGGAAACCAATCGATCTCCATCATCTTCCAATACTCTTCCATTTCCCGCATGACATCCTAAACAAGAGTTGGTATGAAAAAAAGGACCAAGCCCATCGCGGTCAGGCAAAGTGGACGACTGGCCTGGTGCCCATGGAACTTCAAAAACCGCTTGTCCCACTGTGAAATCCGAAATGGTTGTTAAAGGAGAATTTTTTCCAAACTGAAGAAAGGCACGTGCATCAGTTACAAAACTAGTCATTGCCTTTCCGCCAGAAAGTTCCTCTCCTTCTTCGTATTCCCAAGGGAATCGTTCTGATTGATGCAACCCAAGTAAGGCAAAACATGAACCATCATCACAAAGTTTTTTCTCTTTCGGACACTCTAAAGCTGAAGTTATGTTTCCAACTTCGGGAAAAGTAAACCCAGTAGAACAAACGTTTGTTTCCACGAATGCACATCCATACATGGAAAAAACGAAAACTAACAAAAAAATATTTCTCATCTAAATGAATTAAACCAATATAAATACTACTTAGGAATCGTGAGGAAAATTGGTGTTGTTGCCGCCCAAGTTTCTTGGAGATCCGATCGGCCAACAGAACCTTTGAAGTTCCAACCCCATCCATACAATGATCCTGATTTGAGAATGGCAAAATTATGCAATGCCCCACACCCGAAGTATTGGATATCTTTAACACCCACAACAATGTCTCCTGGTGTATAAAGTTTTGCAGGGGTAGTAAGACCAGTTCCTAAATTTCCGCTGGCGTTGGCTCCCCAACCTTTCACAGTCCCATCACTTAAGATGGCAAAACTTTGAGTACCATTGGCCCAAACAGAAACTACATTATAAAGGCCAGTCACCAATGTCGGCGTTGCCACAGGGCTTGGTGAACCACTGCCACCAGTCCCTAACTGACCACTGGCAGCTAGACCCCAAGAGTAAACAGTACCGTCACTTTTTAAGGCGAGTATATGGTCTCTTCCGTTTGCAATATGGATGATTCCTGAGAGTGATAAAACTTTTTTAGGAGTCGAGTTAACTTCTGAGGCTGTTCCCAAAGTTCCATCCCCCAAGTTTCCATATTGGTCTCTACCCCAAACATAAACATCACCTGACTTAGTTAAGGCGGCAGTATGTTCTGATCCTGCAATGACTTGAATGATGTCGGTAGGAAGCCCCGTCACAGTTACAGGATTTGCAGAATAAGTTCCTGCTCCCCCAGTTCCATTTCCCAATTGGCCAACAGAGTTAGAACCAAAGGTAACAACAGTTCCATCTGATTTTAAAACCACAGCATGATCATAACCATAAGTTCCCATTACAGCACCACTAATTCCAGGAACTTTACGAGGAGGGTTTCTTGGTCCGGCATCAGAAGTAGAAGCCTGTAAATCCCCTGTATTTCCCATACCTAATTGGCCACTGCTATTAGCTCCCCAAGTCCAAACGCTTCCATCATCTGTGATTGCTAGGGAGTTGTTTTGGTTAAACCCGATCGAGGATACATTGGAGATCGTTGATAACTTGGTAATTGTAGGATTCGTAAGGTCTCCGGTGGATGTTCCAGAACCCAATTGGCCATAATTATTTCTACCCCAAGTATAAAGACTTCCATTCACCACATAACCAGAGTGAGATCCTCCAGCAGTAATCCGATTTCCAAAATAAGTGAGGATGGTTTTCTTTGCAGAAACTCCCGATTCATTTTTGCAATGGATTTGGATTTTATTGGCACCTAATAATGGTTTTATAGAAATCGATGGATTGGATTCGCCTTTATTTACTTGGAAATTTTGTTTCTCCATTTTGTTTTGCAAAACCTGACAAGTTAAAGAATCCGTTGTTTTGACATTTACAGCCAAATCATAAGTTTTAATAATACTTCCATCTTTTGGTGAGAGAATTTCAAACTTTGACCCAACATCTCGTTGGTTCGCCAGCGAAACAAGAAAGATCGTATCTGTTAGGTGAGAGATATCCTCAATGGAAGGTTCCAAATTTTCCGAAGAGGCAATTTTAAATGTTCCAAGCAACTTACCAGTGTTATCCTTCACAGAAATATCAAAAGTACCATTTCCGAGAGGGAGTTGCCAAGTTCCCGTTTCCGTAGTTGTAGCAAGAGCTTTCGAGGAAGCACTTTTGAAACTGGCTGCCACCTCCAGCTCCAAACTGGCATTTGGAATAGGATTACCTGCCCCATCCGTAAGTGTTCCCGATAGGTTTGAGGAATTTTGGACAAACCCTAGGAGAGCAAGTCCACTGGTGTCTTCCGACTTTGGTTTACAAAGAGAAAGAAAGCCGAATACGGTCACGATGAGTAGGAATGTTTTGAGGATTTTTCTGTTTCTGTTCATGGATTTTCTTCTTATTCGAGTCAGACCCATAGATGATAACGAGTCTCATTTTCATCTATTTTTTGAACGTTGTTCCTGTCAAGCACAGAGAGAAATTTCTAACAGAAGAAGGTTTTGGGGATGGGCAAAAAAAAGAGGACAAACTGTCCTCTTTGGCGGAAACTAAGGCCGAATGGCAAAAGGAAATAACTATGAATTAGGAACCTGACTTCTCACTTCTTTTAAACTCGCGAGTTCCTTTTTCCAAAGACTAAGGTCTTTTTCGGCAGATTGTTTTACTTCCCCAGAGGGATGTTTGTTTTCCATCCAATACTCAACCATCTGAATTCTCGACTCTAACTCATTGATTTTAAAATCAAAGTAGGCTTTTTGAGTTTTTACAGAGGGTCTTTCCTTGGCTCCAGGCTCTTCTGCCGAAGGTTTGTCTGCCCATTTCTCTTTGGAAATGGATGCAGAAAAACTTGCATCCATCGCAGTAAAAGAATCTAACATTTCGAGTTGTTCTTTTTCTTCCACTTCCGACATACGGGTTCTGATTTCACGAGGAATGTAGAAATTCTTTGGATATTTCGCCGCAAAATCTCTCCATTCTTCTTTGATCTCTTCCTTACGATTTGGTTTTTTCTCCAAAGCAAACGGCCAAAGTATCTCAGCCTGTGCCAATTCCAATTCTTCTGGATTGGGAGCGTCGGCAAACTCTGGATCGTCAAACAACGATTTAGCGTGACTTTCTGAATTCCCGAAATCGGAATCGACGACATCTGCCTGTTTATTTGTTTTATGTGAAGAAAACTTCCATACAACAAAGGAAAACAATACTAACAGAAATCCACAAACCGAAATGATACCTATAAACCGTTTACTCATCGTTTAACCTCTTATGTAAAGATTGACACTACCCAAGAAATCGCCTGACCAAAGATATTTTCTGTCAGGAATTTTTTCAAATCCACTGGATTTCTATTAAGGGTGTCATAATACCAAGCAGTGTATTCACTTACTTGCGGAATTGAATATCCATAACGAGTATTAATCGCTTTGATCAATTCATTTGCAAAGAGAGAATGTCCATACATGTTAGGGTGAACACCATCTAAACCAAAAACTCCCGGTTGGTTGGGAAGTGGCCAATTAGCTCTTGCGTTTCCTGGAGACCAACCATCAGCACTACGAATAGGTCTTCCATTTTCTTTTAAATCATCAAAAATCACACGCAAATCGGCTACTGCAAAACGCATAGTAGCAGCTTGTGCTTTGATTTCGTTGTTTAACATATTTAAGAAAGTAGAAATAGTAGCGATCTCACTTGCATCAAGAACTTGATTCGGATCGGAAACGGAATTTCTAAAGAATGCTTTGAGTCCAGTGTAGTTTGCACGTCCATTTGGATCGTTATATTTTTCAAGGAAAGCAATCGCAGTTACGTTGGGAACTGTAAATAGAACTCCCCCTTGTAAACTCCCCATAACAGACATTCTACGGAAAAATTCACGAATGTCTCTTTTAAATCTAGTTTCATCCAAACAGTCAGTGGATGTATGAAGTGCAGTACAAAGAACGTGGTTTGCTCCAGCCGATCCAAATAGGAAGGTTGGTTTTACTTTTTCCATAACTTGTGCTTGTGTTCCCGCATCACGAAGTCCAAATCTATGGAACTTGTCTGGTTCTTGACAATCAGCAACAGTCACCCAACGGTAAGTATACCAATACCATTTTGCCCAGTACCATTCTTTGGCTTGTTTGGTAGCATTGATGTCTTCACACTTACCTGAAGTTTTGAGAAGAGTTGTGTATTCTGCTCCGGTAATCCCTGCATGTGTTGGCAAAGATACAGTAGATGCATTTCCACCGATGATACTCTCAGCGATACAGAAAATACCGCAATCCCACTTGAGTACATCTTCAAGGTTTACGAATGGTCCTTTCAGAACATTGTAAGAGATAGAAGCTCCTGCTTGTTTACTGACAAGAACGGGATAAGCCCAGTCTTGTGTTTTTTTCTCAACCGTAACACCAAAGAAACCTTGGCTCAGGGAATCCCCTACGGCACCCACACGTTGGAACATTTGGCTTTGGGTTTGTGCAGAGAGAGACCCTGCGAAAACCAAGGACAATGCTAGCCCGAATATTTTATTTGCGTTCATATTTCCTCCCAATCGAAACATTTTTAACATATTTTAAACAATTGCCATAGATTTGTGGCTTTTTGAACGAGTGTCAAATAATTTATTTCCGAACCACTGAGATTTTTTGAACGAAGTTCATTGAATGATCAGAAATTCGGTTCCTGATATATATCAACCAAAACCTAAATAAAACCATTTGCCGGGAAAAGAGCCTCGAAGAACGTTGTTTAAACAATAATGAGAACTAATCTCATTCGCAAGGAGAACTTCCCTCAATGATATCGATGCGAATTCTTACCTCCGTACTAGCCCTCGGCCTTTTGCTGAGTGAATGTACTCCCAAAACCGATGATTCTGAGAAAAATCTATTGGCGGCGGCCTTAGCCCTAGCGGCAAATGCTCCAAGCCAGTCGGCATTTTTAGATACCTACTCTCAAATTGCCTTCCAAAACTATAGTGATGCCTATACAGATGTGGTGGCCCTCCGAGATAAGGTAACTGCCCTCACAACCACCCCAACTGCGGCTAATCTACTGGCAGCAAGAACGGAATGGAGAAAGGCCAGACGTAGTTATTTACAAACGGAAGTCTTTCGTTTTAGCAAAGGCCCCATCGACAACCCAGCACTGACAAACGGAGTGGAATTGGAACCACTTATGAATGCTTGGCCCTTAGATGAAGGGTACATTGATACAGTGATTCTTGCAAACGCAATCACGAAACAAGGGTTAATTGATGCCAACGGAGGAGAGTGTACTGGTGGAACTTGCCCCGATGGTGATACAGCAAAAAATATTTCTGTGGGTTGGCATGCCATTGAATATCTGCTATGGGGAGCTGATACAGCTGGCAATACAACACCGGGAACATCCATTACGGATGCTAACTTTGCTACAGCCAATGGAAGCGGAAGTGCCGCTGCAAAACGGTCTGCTTATCTATTGTATGCCACAGAAATTCTGGAATCTCATCTCCTTCAGTTAAAGAATGCTTGGGATCCTTCGCATTCCACTTCCTATGTTTCCAAGTTCAAAGCAAGTTCCACATCCTTTGAAAATATCATTCGTGGGATTGCCAGATTTTCTGGTGGCGAATGGGGTGGCGAAAGGATGACCGGAGTGTTTGGTGGTGAACAGGAAGAAGAACATTCGTGTTTCTCCGACAATACCAAAGCTGATTTTTACTATGATGCCAAAGGATTGGATAATCTATTTCATGGTTCTTATACTGGTTCTAAAACCATTAGCGGTTAT
Above is a window of Leptospira wolbachii serovar Codice str. CDC DNA encoding:
- the zigA gene encoding zinc metallochaperone GTPase ZigA; the protein is MTEKIPVTVLSGFLGAGKTTLLNHILSNREGLRVAVIVNDMSEINIDARLVASGGSLSRTNEKLVEMSNGCICCTLREDLLIEITKLAKDGKYDSILIESTGISEPLPIAETFTFADESGVSLSDLVRLDSMITVVDAVNFLKDFQSLDSLSERELGAGEEDERDIVDLLVDQVEFSDTIIVNKISLLSEEKKNRLLTILRSLNAEAEIITTDYSKVPLAKVLNTGRFDFDKASQSPLWLKELRGEHTPETEEYGIKSFVYGNRRPMHPERFYQWLHSEKPGVVRAKGFVWLASKMDWVLLYSQAGNLSSYKPEGYWWASIPDEDIPDDPDVLENLQAHWLEPWGDRRQEIVLIGRDMDEKKIRASLDKCLLNDNEYKAGPEGWASLEDPFPDWE
- a CDS encoding VOC family protein — translated: MAVAKKKSSSKKPNPGVKKVEYIGSPTQSITPFLMFNANIEEVAKFYKSIFKKSKFLVVNPTQAEFILNGQKFFAFNGGPGFQFSWGVSFMISVETQKEVDYYWNGLLADGGKESMCGWLQDKFGMWWQVTPKILLQLISHPDPEKAERAQEAMLKMRKIDIAALKAAVA
- a CDS encoding group II truncated hemoglobin translates to MKKIPTLYEWAGDIKTFDVLFTQFYDKVLKDELLGNVFGNMSPEHIQHVSHFVAEVFGGGPFYTSNDGGSHSLMIGKHIGKMLTEEMRQRWVHLLLQTADEVGLKSDPEFRSAFVGYVEWGTRLAVINSQLIDNPMDTNEPMPQWGWGETGGPYLPN
- a CDS encoding type II CAAX endopeptidase family protein, which produces MKEYYRSLVLYFCLAYLVSWTIWLPLYLPKFGIHFLPVLPFHHAWGAFGPLSAAFILNKLEHGNVGVKNLLLRMFQWKVHWFWYLIAVFSPFLLLLLATIINYFMNSKFSFDGLGMSSEFPQFGFVSFFLYNTIVYGFGEETGWRGYALPKLQKNWNAFYSTVILTFLWALWHAPLFLYRPGFMAMELFGIIGWFMSLFTGAILLTWLYNSSRGSILMVALFHGTIDIVFTSDSIDTNIMNITGFLLVVFAVFVLGFTGFENLSKAQKQTNS
- a CDS encoding HEAT repeat domain-containing protein, with the translated sequence MQKYLFLVPFFFALTLILNCDPVPPKEDSGSTEEIVSEEQTTKELLENLNSTDSFTRSQAAVQLGSREERSAIPKLKKLLSDKEPGVRAGAAIALGDLKDKSSATAIANLMWSDTENPKDVYLDALTRLKDPSVGNRIYPLLDDANATLRLQVVDALVQIGANAVGSQILNLASKNKDREKDKTYAMALGKLKISASESYLLRLTQTQDESPTLAAAYLALGRIKAKKANDVLVKALNLPYSKGKENASMALIEIGNPSVVPKVFQALQSNDPETKLYVTDVLCSIPSKEAAELAFGLLNGKDTKNWGSAAKIVGRQRFKEARLRIEELLEKESTPERDSFAEALGWIGDKTSVPVLRKVLLSGAKEGPYGSAWALGILGAKEAVPDLIKALDMGDAKLMVYALEALGSIADPSSLPKLKELLSERPKMAPQILSTVALIPTEEARLIIEEATKSKDADVYRPAMEEIAKRKDKKSIPLLLTFANGDDSEKRKLSYYALTAVTGQKFRTAKDWNHWAKGKL
- a CDS encoding di-heme oxidoreductase family protein, which produces MRNIFLLVFVFSMYGCAFVETNVCSTGFTFPEVGNITSALECPKEKKLCDDGSCFALLGLHQSERFPWEYEEGEELSGGKAMTSFVTDARAFLQFGKNSPLTTISDFTVGQAVFEVPWAPGQSSTLPDRDGLGPFFHTNSCLGCHAGNGRVLEDDGDRLVSTLVRLGVGSKGNDPEPVYGTQFQPNSIAGVTAEGNVHIEYDIIAGNFNDGLPYSLRKPKLVFSALGYGAFASDHKTSIRITQQVIGLGLLEAVSEDQILSFADPGDLDGDGISGRANSIFDLSGSGKLMGRFGWKANAPNLKRQNSAAFSGDIGISSPMFFNENCSANQTACSNAVGGGNPEVSEEKIVAITKYMQLVAVPVRRNAKVEGILAGKKQFFFAGCNKCHTQKMVTSNNAAYTQLSNQTIRPYTDLLLHDMGEGLSDGKGDGLATESEWRTAPLWGIGLLETVNVKARYLHDGRARTLEEAILWHGGEAEKSKNYFLALSESERNSLVRFLQSL
- a CDS encoding RCC1 domain-containing protein, whose amino-acid sequence is MNRNRKILKTFLLIVTVFGFLSLCKPKSEDTSGLALLGFVQNSSNLSGTLTDGAGNPIPNASLELEVAASFKSASSKALATTTETGTWQLPLGNGTFDISVKDNTGKLLGTFKIASSENLEPSIEDISHLTDTIFLVSLANQRDVGSKFEILSPKDGSIIKTYDLAVNVKTTDSLTCQVLQNKMEKQNFQVNKGESNPSISIKPLLGANKIQIHCKNESGVSAKKTILTYFGNRITAGGSHSGYVVNGSLYTWGRNNYGQLGSGTSTGDLTNPTITKLSTISNVSSIGFNQNNSLAITDDGSVWTWGANSSGQLGMGNTGDLQASTSDAGPRNPPRKVPGISGAVMGTYGYDHAVVLKSDGTVVTFGSNSVGQLGNGTGGAGTYSANPVTVTGLPTDIIQVIAGSEHTAALTKSGDVYVWGRDQYGNLGDGTLGTASEVNSTPKKVLSLSGIIHIANGRDHILALKSDGTVYSWGLAASGQLGTGGSGSPSPVATPTLVTGLYNVVSVWANGTQSFAILSDGTVKGWGANASGNLGTGLTTPAKLYTPGDIVVGVKDIQYFGCGALHNFAILKSGSLYGWGWNFKGSVGRSDLQETWAATTPIFLTIPK
- a CDS encoding imelysin family protein, whose product is MISMRILTSVLALGLLLSECTPKTDDSEKNLLAAALALAANAPSQSAFLDTYSQIAFQNYSDAYTDVVALRDKVTALTTTPTAANLLAARTEWRKARRSYLQTEVFRFSKGPIDNPALTNGVELEPLMNAWPLDEGYIDTVILANAITKQGLIDANGGECTGGTCPDGDTAKNISVGWHAIEYLLWGADTAGNTTPGTSITDANFATANGSGSAAAKRSAYLLYATEILESHLLQLKNAWDPSHSTSYVSKFKASSTSFENIIRGIARFSGGEWGGERMTGVFGGEQEEEHSCFSDNTKADFYYDAKGLDNLFHGSYTGSKTISGYGLKNLLGGESNYIGERIVTAERFCLNEFQETVSLNQTCNSSIIASRFDTMIATVNSTQSADYKIFRYDIQPAVQEIAKALQRSAANFGFSIGDDGLVLQ